The Rhodopirellula bahusiensis genome has a window encoding:
- a CDS encoding sigma-54-dependent transcriptional regulator, with product MTTAHTILVVDDEPSICWALEKMLTSEGHEVITGSSAEEGLRLAGQNDVSMVILDVRLPKEDGITALPKFLEATDNAPVIIITAFGDLETAVAAVKNGATDYLTKPFKLEDALRTCRTALQKSSRRTAPTATQPMNVDPSVLVGTSPAMQQVFRQIALVADSDLSVLITGETGTGKELVAAAIHRHSRRADGPYIPIAPVALNPDLIESELFGHVKGAFTGASDDRAGLFERAEGGTVLLDEIGDLPLGTQVKLLRVLEQGEYCRVGDVKPRTANVRILAATNSDLHEDVATNAFREDLFHRLTGVQIHLPPLRDRLEDIGPLCRHFLSAMKYADIDSAVDDKLLEQLHARPWHGNIRELKNAVGHAAVVARGRKLTIDDFPEPKPGRDTQTTSPVLAMEKSIRVWSENAIEANPESVTLHSDFLAATEPTLLRTVIKHTGGNRAKASEMLGIHRGTLRDRMKAYGIDDQ from the coding sequence ATGACCACAGCACACACCATCCTCGTTGTCGACGACGAACCATCCATTTGCTGGGCACTGGAAAAGATGCTCACCAGCGAAGGGCACGAGGTCATCACGGGATCCAGCGCAGAAGAAGGGTTGCGACTAGCGGGGCAGAACGATGTTTCCATGGTGATTCTGGACGTGCGTCTCCCCAAAGAAGATGGCATCACGGCGTTGCCCAAGTTTTTGGAAGCAACTGACAACGCTCCGGTCATCATCATCACCGCCTTTGGTGACTTGGAAACCGCTGTCGCAGCAGTCAAAAACGGAGCAACCGACTACCTGACCAAACCATTCAAACTCGAAGACGCTCTGCGCACCTGCCGAACGGCACTCCAAAAATCTTCGCGTCGAACGGCTCCCACCGCGACTCAGCCAATGAACGTCGATCCGTCGGTCTTGGTCGGCACGTCACCGGCGATGCAACAAGTCTTCCGGCAAATCGCCTTGGTCGCCGACAGCGATCTGTCAGTGCTGATCACCGGTGAAACGGGCACCGGCAAAGAACTGGTCGCCGCCGCGATTCATCGACACAGTCGCCGCGCCGATGGACCTTACATTCCCATCGCCCCAGTCGCACTGAATCCGGATTTGATCGAAAGCGAACTGTTTGGCCACGTCAAAGGAGCTTTCACGGGGGCCAGTGACGACCGCGCCGGATTGTTCGAACGCGCCGAAGGCGGAACCGTGTTGCTCGACGAAATTGGCGACCTGCCGCTGGGCACGCAAGTCAAACTGCTGCGGGTGCTGGAACAAGGCGAGTACTGCCGTGTTGGCGACGTCAAACCACGGACCGCCAACGTTCGCATTCTCGCCGCGACAAACAGCGACCTGCACGAAGACGTTGCCACCAACGCTTTTCGCGAGGATTTGTTCCATCGCCTGACCGGAGTGCAAATCCATCTTCCGCCGCTACGAGATCGCTTGGAAGACATCGGTCCGCTTTGCCGTCACTTCCTTAGCGCGATGAAGTACGCCGACATCGATTCCGCAGTGGATGACAAACTGCTCGAGCAACTGCATGCGCGACCTTGGCACGGCAACATTCGTGAACTGAAGAACGCGGTGGGGCACGCTGCCGTGGTTGCCCGAGGTCGCAAACTCACGATCGATGATTTCCCCGAACCCAAACCCGGACGCGACACACAAACGACCTCACCGGTTCTCGCGATGGAAAAATCCATTCGAGTCTGGTCAGAGAACGCGATCGAAGCCAACCCCGAATCGGTGACGCTGCACAGTGATTTCCTGGCTGCCACGGAACCGACACTCCTGCGAACCGTGATCAAACATACCGGAGGCAACCGAGCGAAGGCGTCCGAAATGCTGGGCATCCACCGCGGCACCCTTCGCGATCGCATGAAGGCCTACGGCATCGACGACCAGTGA
- a CDS encoding sensor histidine kinase yields the protein MSPVTSPPLRSLRLRLLTPIIATALLAAVLVAIASYWLGSQRAIKDLEQRFSAIESTLSDSNFPLNSMVLESLADLTRTQLIGLNASGQVTSSTLSLDETARASFREYLADQRPLPESIVPNDDQARFRVFVFQTIGSQLRQDQVAAVVVLFEDEQFNASRRQAAILPLATGLSTIVALSSLTFWLTSRLIRRISKLQRRVEAVANGDFDSAVSDEMPEAEVPDEIGRLGGAVDSMALQLKQLWNQINRQQSEKLLHQIAGGMAHQLRNSLTGARMAVELHAQECQATDDEGIRVAIHQIELSEDYVRRLLLVASGRQDEDRPTDVQTCFDDVRTSLSPIAKHLRVNMRWDLDDDLRQRRIKDGPTWVAAVTNLIHNAIQAGDEVDVSLKQLDENFLRVTVTDNGDGVPDEVAGNLFEPFVTSKPEGMGLGLPVVQRSAEYLGGSVRWRRENERTIFELDTQLLGSRDQQDEP from the coding sequence ATGAGCCCCGTGACATCTCCTCCTCTCCGTTCGCTGCGACTTCGCCTGCTCACGCCCATCATCGCCACCGCGTTGTTGGCCGCGGTGCTGGTCGCGATCGCCTCCTATTGGCTGGGCAGCCAGCGGGCGATAAAGGACCTCGAGCAACGGTTCTCAGCGATCGAATCCACGCTGTCGGATTCCAACTTCCCGCTCAATTCGATGGTCCTGGAATCGCTGGCGGATCTGACCCGGACTCAACTGATCGGGCTGAACGCGAGCGGCCAGGTCACGTCCTCCACCCTGAGCCTGGACGAAACCGCCCGAGCATCGTTCCGCGAATATCTGGCGGACCAGCGTCCTCTACCGGAGTCAATCGTTCCCAACGACGACCAAGCTCGCTTTCGAGTTTTCGTTTTCCAAACCATTGGCAGTCAACTCCGCCAAGACCAAGTCGCCGCCGTCGTGGTTTTGTTCGAGGACGAGCAATTCAACGCCAGCCGCCGCCAAGCCGCAATCCTTCCCCTGGCAACGGGATTGTCGACGATCGTCGCCCTCAGTTCGTTGACGTTTTGGCTGACGTCTCGATTGATTCGTCGAATCAGCAAGCTGCAACGACGCGTGGAAGCCGTCGCCAATGGCGACTTCGATTCGGCGGTTTCCGATGAAATGCCCGAGGCAGAAGTGCCCGACGAAATTGGACGCCTTGGCGGTGCAGTGGATTCCATGGCACTCCAACTCAAACAACTTTGGAATCAAATCAACCGCCAGCAAAGCGAAAAGCTCTTGCACCAAATCGCCGGCGGCATGGCTCACCAATTGAGAAACAGTTTGACGGGCGCTCGGATGGCTGTCGAACTGCATGCGCAAGAATGCCAAGCGACCGACGACGAAGGCATCCGGGTTGCAATCCATCAAATTGAACTGTCCGAAGATTATGTCCGCCGGCTGTTGCTGGTCGCCTCCGGTCGCCAAGATGAGGATCGACCAACCGATGTGCAAACCTGTTTCGACGACGTTCGCACCAGCCTTTCTCCCATCGCGAAACATTTGCGAGTGAACATGCGTTGGGATTTGGACGATGACCTTCGTCAACGCCGAATCAAAGATGGCCCGACGTGGGTCGCCGCCGTGACCAACTTGATCCACAACGCCATTCAGGCGGGTGACGAAGTCGACGTTTCGCTGAAACAACTGGACGAGAATTTTCTTCGAGTCACCGTGACCGACAATGGCGACGGAGTTCCGGATGAGGTTGCTGGGAATCTCTTCGAACCATTTGTGACCTCCAAGCCCGAGGGCATGGGATTGGGGCTCCCCGTCGTTCAACGTTCTGCCGAATACTTGGGCGGGTCGGTGCGATGGCGACGTGAGAACGAACGAACCATTTTCGAGTTGGACACGCAATTGCTTGGCTCGCGAGATCAACAGGACGAACCATAG
- a CDS encoding DUF1559 domain-containing protein translates to MKNCSAARSAFTLVELLVVIAIIGVLVGLLLPAVQSAREAARRMQCSNNLKQIALSVHNYQSAYKKFPPSALVDLSVTSTGNNGSWGVHGRILPFLEQGNVYENIDLSLAWDNQVAIDGLKIPTYACPSDPGTDQERTFSDGRPTLYPTTYGFNFGRWFVFDPATQKAGDGMFAPNQFYSFRDCLDGSSHTLLTGEVKAWTPYQRNGGPSDTAIPANQNQAELIVASGAQFKNTGHTEWPDGRCHHTGFTVTLPPNSDVEFETGGQLYEQMDFSSWQEGKDGQSGNPTYAMITSRSHHVGLVQVARVDGSVASVTESVDLSIWHALGTRAGREVIQGEY, encoded by the coding sequence ATGAAAAATTGTTCTGCCGCCCGCTCCGCTTTCACTTTGGTCGAACTGTTGGTGGTCATCGCCATCATCGGTGTCTTGGTTGGGCTGCTGCTGCCCGCCGTGCAATCCGCTCGAGAAGCGGCTCGTCGGATGCAGTGCAGCAACAATCTGAAGCAGATCGCGTTGTCCGTCCACAACTACCAAAGTGCCTACAAAAAGTTCCCACCCTCTGCACTCGTTGATTTGAGCGTGACCTCCACCGGCAACAACGGGTCTTGGGGAGTTCACGGCCGGATCTTGCCTTTTCTAGAACAAGGCAATGTGTACGAGAACATTGATCTGTCGTTGGCTTGGGACAACCAAGTTGCGATCGACGGTCTGAAGATTCCGACCTACGCCTGCCCGAGTGATCCGGGAACGGACCAAGAGCGAACGTTCAGCGACGGACGGCCCACGCTGTATCCAACCACTTACGGTTTCAACTTTGGTCGTTGGTTTGTGTTCGACCCCGCGACCCAAAAAGCTGGCGATGGAATGTTCGCTCCCAACCAGTTCTACAGTTTTCGGGATTGCTTGGACGGAAGCAGTCACACGTTGCTGACCGGCGAAGTGAAAGCTTGGACGCCCTACCAACGCAACGGTGGCCCGTCAGACACGGCGATCCCAGCCAATCAAAATCAGGCCGAGTTGATCGTCGCCAGCGGTGCTCAGTTCAAGAACACGGGCCACACCGAATGGCCGGATGGTCGCTGCCACCACACGGGATTCACCGTGACGTTACCGCCCAACAGTGACGTGGAATTCGAGACGGGTGGGCAACTGTACGAACAGATGGATTTTAGTTCATGGCAAGAAGGAAAAGACGGTCAAAGCGGTAACCCGACCTACGCCATGATCACGTCCCGCAGTCACCACGTTGGATTGGTGCAAGTCGCGAGGGTCGATGGGAGTGTGGCTTCGGTCACGGAGTCGGTGGATCTTTCGATATGGCACGCACTCGGAACGCGAGCCGGTCGCGAGGTCATTCAGGGCGAATACTGA
- a CDS encoding EF-hand domain-containing protein codes for MKALTQFSFVVLTVAGMCSAVAQPPERGDREGRGGRPGADRGQRSPVERLMRLDKDEDGKLTEEEVGDSRLKSLITRADKDKDGVVTREELEAMVGSRELGDGARGPRGNGDRGPRGDGDRGPRGEGDRGPRGEGRGPEDGARRGPRDGDGDRGPRADGDRGPRGEEGRGPHGEGDRGRGPGPGFGGPPRDGDMQGRRGPGGPPQVGQVLPAFVQEHMSLSDEQREAIAKLQAKVDAELKEILSEEQLQAMRRGPGQGPHSAEGHEHHHGDHSEGADRPSRPDRPEGGDRPERADRPER; via the coding sequence ATGAAGGCACTGACTCAATTTTCGTTCGTTGTACTGACTGTTGCTGGCATGTGTTCCGCGGTGGCTCAGCCGCCTGAACGCGGAGACCGCGAAGGACGGGGCGGCCGGCCTGGAGCCGATCGTGGCCAACGTTCGCCCGTCGAGCGTTTGATGCGTTTGGACAAGGACGAAGACGGCAAGCTGACCGAAGAAGAAGTGGGCGATTCCCGGCTCAAATCGTTGATCACCCGAGCGGACAAAGACAAAGACGGCGTCGTGACTCGTGAAGAGCTCGAAGCGATGGTCGGAAGCCGCGAACTTGGCGATGGCGCACGCGGTCCTCGCGGCAACGGTGACCGCGGTCCACGTGGCGACGGCGATCGTGGCCCACGCGGTGAAGGTGATCGAGGTCCTCGCGGTGAAGGTCGCGGGCCCGAAGATGGTGCTCGACGCGGCCCGCGAGATGGTGATGGTGACCGTGGTCCCCGTGCTGATGGCGACCGTGGTCCTCGAGGCGAAGAAGGCCGTGGACCTCATGGCGAAGGTGACCGCGGACGCGGCCCTGGACCAGGTTTCGGTGGACCACCACGCGATGGCGACATGCAAGGTCGTCGTGGTCCCGGCGGGCCTCCACAAGTGGGCCAGGTATTGCCAGCGTTCGTGCAAGAGCACATGAGTCTGAGCGACGAACAACGCGAAGCGATTGCAAAGCTGCAGGCCAAGGTGGATGCGGAGCTCAAAGAGATCTTGAGCGAAGAGCAGCTGCAAGCGATGCGTCGTGGTCCTGGCCAGGGACCTCACTCGGCCGAAGGACACGAGCATCATCACGGCGATCATTCGGAAGGTGCTGATCGCCCCTCGCGTCCAGATCGCCCAGAAGGCGGTGACCGCCCCGAACGTGCTGATCGGCCCGAACGCTAG
- the ppk2 gene encoding polyphosphate kinase 2: MSDNNLPTDYDRIRDDILDSIDEEIEAEIGDALMERSAKRTTDDGGKIGRKEYFASLLKLQLELVKLQEWVVANRVKVAVLFEGRDAAGKGGAIKRITQRLNPRVCRVVALPAPNEREKTQWYFQRYTPHLPAGGEIVLFDRSWYNRAGVERVMGFCTDQEYEQFFRTVPDFERMIVDSGTILLKYWFSITDDEQEFRFQCRINDPLKQWKLSPMDLESRRRWEQYTKAKEIMLERSHIPEAPWWVVEGNDKKRARLNCIHHLLSQIPYGEVPQDTVELPDRLHSDEYKRNELPQEVFVPMVY, from the coding sequence GTGTCAGACAACAACCTTCCCACTGACTACGACCGAATCCGCGACGACATCCTGGATTCCATCGACGAAGAAATCGAAGCCGAGATCGGCGATGCGTTGATGGAACGTTCCGCGAAACGCACCACTGATGACGGCGGCAAGATTGGCCGCAAAGAGTACTTTGCCAGTTTGCTGAAACTGCAGCTGGAACTGGTGAAGCTTCAAGAATGGGTGGTCGCGAATCGTGTCAAAGTCGCGGTGTTGTTTGAAGGTCGCGATGCCGCGGGCAAGGGCGGTGCGATCAAACGCATTACCCAGCGACTGAATCCACGTGTTTGCCGCGTTGTCGCATTGCCGGCACCCAACGAACGCGAAAAGACGCAGTGGTATTTCCAACGCTACACACCGCACCTTCCTGCCGGCGGAGAGATCGTGCTGTTTGACCGCAGTTGGTACAACCGCGCCGGGGTCGAGCGTGTGATGGGATTTTGCACCGATCAGGAATACGAACAATTCTTTCGAACCGTCCCCGACTTTGAACGGATGATCGTTGACTCGGGAACAATCCTGCTGAAGTATTGGTTCTCCATCACGGATGACGAACAAGAGTTTCGGTTTCAATGCCGTATCAACGACCCGTTGAAGCAATGGAAACTCAGTCCCATGGATTTGGAATCTCGTCGACGATGGGAGCAATACACCAAAGCCAAGGAAATCATGCTGGAACGTTCACACATTCCCGAGGCACCTTGGTGGGTTGTCGAAGGCAACGACAAGAAAAGAGCACGACTGAATTGCATCCATCACTTGCTCTCGCAAATCCCTTACGGCGAAGTCCCGCAGGATACGGTGGAGTTGCCGGATCGCCTGCACAGCGATGAGTACAAACGCAATGAGCTCCCTCAAGAAGTCTTCGTCCCAATGGTCTACTGA
- a CDS encoding Na/Pi symporter: MNPASESVADAVLEEAVSEEMASASSRKPVLQWIAVAVLVYFLICAVGLIGSGFKTATGDEAKEMFSFATNPFAGLVVGTVATALIQSSSTVTSIIVGLVAGGLPVSVAVPMVMGANIGTSITNTIVSLGHVREKKEFARAFAAATVHDFFNLLSVVIFLPLEMMFGILERMGSALASLFVVENASMKGLNFVKASTAPIVDGAKHSVESLSAGLGGLILIVVGIVIIFFTIHYVGKLLKHLMVGRAKDIMHAAIGKGPLSGIASGTFVTILVQSSSTTTSLMVPLAGSGAFGLKQIYPFTLGANIGTCITALLAATAVDGNQAAALQIAFIHLTYNVLGVLVIYGIPFLRYTPVRAAEWLGATASENKLIALAYIVGVFFLIPGLCLGISSIL; the protein is encoded by the coding sequence ATGAATCCAGCCAGCGAAAGCGTTGCGGACGCCGTCTTAGAAGAGGCGGTGTCAGAAGAGATGGCCTCTGCAAGTAGCCGAAAACCGGTTCTGCAATGGATCGCGGTCGCCGTGTTGGTCTACTTCCTCATCTGCGCGGTGGGACTGATCGGATCTGGTTTCAAGACCGCGACGGGTGACGAAGCCAAGGAAATGTTCTCGTTCGCGACCAATCCATTCGCGGGTTTGGTCGTCGGAACCGTCGCCACCGCCTTGATTCAATCCTCTTCGACCGTAACGTCCATCATCGTCGGACTGGTTGCCGGCGGTTTGCCGGTGTCCGTAGCAGTCCCAATGGTCATGGGCGCCAACATTGGCACCTCGATCACCAACACGATCGTGTCACTCGGTCACGTCCGCGAGAAGAAAGAATTTGCCCGCGCGTTTGCCGCTGCGACGGTGCATGACTTCTTCAACCTGTTGTCGGTGGTGATCTTTCTGCCGCTGGAAATGATGTTCGGGATACTCGAGCGGATGGGCAGCGCCCTCGCGAGTCTCTTCGTTGTCGAAAACGCTTCGATGAAAGGATTGAACTTTGTCAAAGCTTCCACGGCTCCGATCGTGGACGGTGCCAAGCATTCGGTGGAAAGCCTGTCGGCTGGATTGGGTGGATTGATCCTGATCGTGGTCGGCATCGTGATCATTTTCTTCACCATTCACTACGTGGGCAAATTGCTGAAACATCTGATGGTAGGGCGAGCCAAAGACATCATGCACGCAGCGATCGGCAAGGGTCCTCTCTCCGGAATCGCATCGGGCACGTTTGTGACAATTTTGGTTCAGTCATCGTCAACGACCACCTCGCTGATGGTGCCGTTGGCTGGATCGGGGGCGTTTGGCTTGAAACAGATCTATCCTTTCACTTTGGGTGCCAACATTGGAACATGCATCACCGCGTTGCTCGCCGCGACGGCGGTCGATGGCAACCAAGCCGCGGCCTTGCAAATCGCCTTCATTCACCTGACCTACAACGTGCTCGGGGTCCTGGTGATCTACGGAATTCCGTTCCTTCGATACACACCAGTGCGTGCTGCTGAATGGTTGGGTGCGACCGCGTCCGAGAACAAACTGATCGCGTTGGCTTACATCGTCGGCGTGTTCTTTCTCATCCCCGGGCTGTGCCTGGGCATCTCCAGCATTCTTTAG
- a CDS encoding nucleoside hydrolase — MLRYLFVCLLTITYVPSRVMAQVGQPPASCEPVKLILDTDMSGDCDDAGALALLHALADRGECEILAVVTNRRDLTDASAAAVDAINTYYGRGDIPIGTDKTGPTALQRASPYTIALRDEFDNDAPADSEALDAIEVLRNALKKEADQSVTICSVGAFSNLAELIRTEPELVRTKVQRLVVMGGHFPKSNRPETNIATHIEAARSVADHWPGEIVWHGFEVGKQLVTGAGLKATSNDNPVRRAYELRPMPGNKMSIDNGKPSYDQAAALFAVRGAQPKIWQVQNDGRVDVDEAGITSWSQDPPRTKSAKHAYVKIASPPKQLAREIEDLMVAPPRKSAGDAVSVE; from the coding sequence ATGCTTCGCTACCTATTCGTTTGCCTTTTGACGATCACATATGTTCCCTCCAGGGTGATGGCTCAGGTCGGCCAGCCTCCGGCAAGTTGCGAGCCGGTGAAGCTGATCCTGGACACGGACATGTCGGGGGATTGCGACGACGCGGGTGCTCTCGCTCTTTTGCATGCGTTGGCCGATCGAGGCGAATGCGAAATCCTGGCGGTGGTTACGAATCGCCGCGACCTCACCGATGCATCTGCCGCTGCCGTCGATGCGATCAACACCTACTACGGTCGTGGCGACATCCCGATTGGAACGGACAAGACCGGGCCGACTGCATTGCAGCGTGCCAGTCCCTACACGATCGCGCTGCGAGACGAATTTGACAACGATGCACCGGCGGATTCAGAAGCCCTCGATGCGATCGAGGTACTCCGAAACGCGCTGAAGAAGGAAGCTGACCAAAGCGTCACGATTTGCAGCGTGGGTGCCTTTTCGAATCTTGCGGAGCTGATCCGAACCGAACCTGAATTGGTGCGCACGAAGGTTCAACGCTTGGTTGTGATGGGCGGCCACTTCCCGAAATCCAACCGCCCCGAAACCAACATTGCGACTCACATCGAAGCCGCTCGAAGCGTGGCCGATCATTGGCCCGGCGAGATCGTTTGGCATGGCTTCGAAGTCGGCAAGCAATTGGTGACCGGCGCAGGACTCAAAGCGACTTCCAACGACAATCCAGTCCGTCGTGCGTATGAGTTGCGTCCGATGCCGGGCAACAAGATGTCGATTGACAATGGAAAACCAAGCTACGACCAAGCGGCGGCGTTGTTTGCGGTTCGTGGTGCACAACCGAAAATCTGGCAGGTCCAGAATGACGGCCGAGTCGACGTTGACGAAGCGGGAATCACATCTTGGTCACAGGATCCGCCTCGCACAAAGTCCGCGAAACACGCCTACGTCAAAATCGCGAGCCCACCCAAACAACTGGCTCGAGAGATCGAGGACCTGATGGTCGCCCCACCGCGAAAATCGGCGGGCGACGCCGTCTCCGTCGAATAA
- a CDS encoding DUF3124 domain-containing protein has protein sequence MPTPFSEERAEQISRHLKLLTFLFVIVPIVLLVVFIEFRFRSIEESLPNRAPSVRDEARQELDKMPWHPVTGQRLYVPAYSHVYHQKGEPYLLTVTLNVRNTDMDNEIVVTSVRYFDTSGKELRSLLQKPLQLAPLAATEFVIQRDDKFGGSGASFIVEWQAGTEVNQPIVETVMVDTSNTQGISFTASAVPIRETLPASESSSDPEGEEPSAN, from the coding sequence ATGCCGACTCCCTTCAGTGAAGAACGTGCGGAACAGATTTCGCGGCATCTCAAGCTGCTGACGTTTCTGTTCGTGATTGTTCCGATTGTGTTGCTGGTCGTTTTCATCGAATTTCGATTTCGATCGATCGAAGAAAGCTTGCCCAACCGCGCCCCCAGCGTTCGCGACGAAGCTCGGCAGGAACTGGACAAGATGCCGTGGCATCCTGTCACGGGACAACGTTTGTACGTCCCCGCGTATTCGCACGTTTATCATCAAAAGGGCGAACCGTATTTGCTGACGGTCACGCTGAACGTCCGCAATACGGACATGGACAACGAGATCGTCGTCACATCAGTTCGGTACTTCGACACGAGTGGAAAAGAGCTGCGTTCGTTACTTCAGAAACCGTTGCAACTCGCCCCTCTCGCCGCCACTGAGTTCGTGATTCAAAGGGACGACAAATTCGGCGGCAGTGGAGCCAGCTTCATCGTCGAATGGCAGGCTGGTACCGAAGTCAATCAACCGATTGTCGAAACGGTGATGGTCGACACGAGCAACACGCAAGGCATCTCGTTCACCGCCTCAGCCGTCCCGATTCGCGAAACGTTGCCGGCCTCGGAATCGTCTTCTGATCCTGAAGGCGAAGAACCTTCGGCCAATTAA
- a CDS encoding SulP family inorganic anion transporter yields MSTSEAQTPTSIFSPSTILQDLISGLVVFLVALPLCLGIALASGADLFSGLLAGIVGGLVVAAISGSHTSVSGPAAGLTAIVAAQIATLGSFEAFLLAVLIAGVIQIVFGIARGGALSAFFPSSVIKGLLVAIGVILILKQIPHIFGHDTDPEGEMSFIQPDQENTFSELLTIFAGEIHTGAMVIGLLSIAILLVWERIPALKNSLVPAPLIVVVGGVLLNLGFTNMGQDWLVSGSHLVQIPIAQSFSEFFGFLRLPDFSRTFDPAIYIAAVTIAVVASLETLLNLEAVDKLDKAKRNSPPSRELIAQGCGNMVCGLIGGLPVTSVVVRGSVNVASGSKTKMSAIFHGALLLISVAFLPTLMNKIPLSALAAILLVTGFKLASPKIFKQMWKEGRYQFTPFIITVIAIVVTDLLIGILIGLAISVLFILNSNLRRPIRRIVETQVDGDVTHIELSNQVSFLNRAALDRVLNEAQSGGKLVIDASGSDYIDPDVLSLIRDYKQNIAPARNISVNLKGFRQKYQLSDAKQFADFTSRELQEKVTSDQVIKILHDGNQRFTSGTRLNRDLGQQVNATAAGQNPLAAILSCIDSRVPTELVFDLGVGDIFSVRVAGNIVGTKSLGSLEYAVGVAGVKLVAVLGHTRCGAVTSSVNLVAANQGAEAATGCQHLQPIVDEIAPCIPSDVTRAIENLSEEAMEQYVDKVAEDNVMHTVDEIVKRSRIIREAVEAGRVKVIGALYDVKSGHTKFLGDSVSGAIPDSSPDQPAEVAG; encoded by the coding sequence ATGTCGACTTCCGAAGCTCAAACACCGACCAGCATTTTCTCTCCCAGTACAATCTTACAAGACCTCATTTCGGGTTTGGTTGTCTTCCTCGTCGCGTTACCTCTTTGCTTGGGCATCGCGCTGGCATCCGGTGCCGATCTCTTTTCCGGGTTGCTCGCCGGAATCGTCGGCGGCCTGGTGGTCGCCGCGATCAGTGGATCGCACACCAGTGTCAGTGGTCCCGCCGCAGGTTTGACCGCGATCGTCGCGGCGCAAATCGCGACCCTTGGTTCTTTCGAAGCTTTCTTGTTGGCCGTGCTGATTGCGGGTGTCATCCAGATCGTTTTCGGGATCGCTCGAGGCGGTGCTCTGTCCGCCTTCTTCCCATCCAGCGTGATCAAAGGGTTGTTGGTCGCGATCGGTGTGATCCTGATCCTGAAACAGATCCCTCACATCTTTGGCCACGACACCGACCCTGAGGGTGAGATGTCATTCATTCAGCCCGACCAGGAAAACACGTTCTCCGAGTTGCTGACCATTTTCGCCGGGGAGATCCACACCGGAGCGATGGTGATCGGACTGCTGTCGATTGCCATCCTGCTTGTCTGGGAACGCATCCCCGCACTAAAGAATTCCTTGGTTCCCGCGCCTTTGATCGTGGTGGTCGGCGGCGTGTTGCTGAACCTGGGCTTCACCAACATGGGTCAGGACTGGTTGGTCAGCGGATCTCACTTGGTTCAGATCCCCATCGCACAAAGCTTCTCGGAGTTCTTCGGTTTCCTTCGTTTGCCCGACTTCAGCCGCACGTTTGATCCAGCGATTTACATTGCCGCGGTCACGATTGCTGTCGTCGCGTCCTTGGAAACGCTTCTGAACTTGGAAGCCGTCGACAAGCTCGACAAAGCCAAACGAAACTCACCACCCAGTCGCGAATTGATCGCACAAGGTTGCGGCAACATGGTCTGCGGTTTGATTGGTGGACTTCCCGTCACATCGGTCGTCGTTCGTGGTTCGGTCAACGTCGCCTCCGGTTCGAAAACCAAGATGTCGGCGATCTTCCACGGTGCATTGCTGCTGATCAGCGTTGCATTCTTACCGACTTTGATGAACAAAATTCCTTTGTCGGCTCTGGCTGCCATCCTGCTTGTCACCGGGTTCAAACTTGCCAGCCCGAAGATCTTCAAGCAGATGTGGAAAGAAGGCCGCTATCAATTCACGCCGTTCATCATCACCGTCATCGCGATTGTCGTGACGGACTTGCTGATCGGGATTCTGATCGGCTTGGCAATCAGCGTTCTGTTCATCCTCAACAGCAATCTGCGTCGACCGATTCGCCGGATCGTGGAAACTCAAGTTGACGGTGATGTCACTCACATCGAACTTTCCAACCAAGTCAGCTTCCTCAACCGAGCTGCTTTGGACCGCGTGCTCAACGAAGCTCAATCGGGTGGCAAGTTGGTGATTGACGCGTCTGGTTCGGACTACATCGACCCTGATGTTTTGAGTTTGATTCGGGACTACAAGCAGAACATCGCTCCTGCCCGGAACATCTCCGTCAATCTCAAGGGCTTTCGCCAAAAGTACCAACTCAGCGACGCCAAGCAATTCGCAGACTTCACTTCACGCGAATTGCAAGAGAAGGTCACGTCGGATCAGGTCATCAAGATCCTGCACGATGGGAACCAGCGTTTCACCAGCGGCACGCGTTTGAACCGTGACCTGGGGCAGCAGGTCAACGCGACCGCAGCGGGACAAAATCCGCTGGCCGCGATCCTGAGCTGCATCGATTCGCGGGTGCCAACCGAGTTGGTGTTTGACCTCGGCGTCGGCGATATTTTCAGCGTTCGCGTAGCGGGCAACATCGTTGGCACGAAGTCCTTGGGCAGCCTCGAATACGCCGTCGGTGTTGCTGGGGTGAAGTTGGTTGCCGTTTTGGGTCACACCCGATGTGGAGCGGTCACCTCATCCGTCAATTTGGTTGCGGCGAATCAAGGGGCAGAAGCCGCGACCGGTTGCCAACACTTGCAACCGATCGTTGACGAAATTGCACCTTGCATTCCAAGCGATGTCACTCGAGCAATTGAAAACTTGAGCGAAGAAGCGATGGAACAGTACGTCGACAAAGTGGCTGAAGACAACGTGATGCACACGGTCGATGAGATCGTCAAACGAAGCCGAATCATCCGCGAAGCCGTGGAAGCGGGTCGTGTGAAGGTGATCGGCGCGTTGTATGATGTGAAGTCTGGCCACACGAAGTTCCTCGGGGACAGCGTTTCGGGTGCCATTCCTGATTCATCGCCGGATCAACCGGCGGAAGTGGCTGGGTAA